Proteins from a single region of Melanotaenia boesemani isolate fMelBoe1 chromosome 3, fMelBoe1.pri, whole genome shotgun sequence:
- the faim2b gene encoding fas apoptotic inhibitory molecule 2b produces the protein MKKGKQVDNANEPPSYQEATAGYEEMEAQFAWDDKNIRRTFIRKVYAILMTQLFVTVGIVCLFTFCAPVRFYIQTHPSLYMASYMMFFATYIALSCCGDLRRQFPWNVILLVLFTLSMAFMMGFVSSFYNTKSVILCLGITAIVCFSVTLFSFQSKIDVTSCQGVLFSLCMVMLLCAITISIVVPFGYVPWLHATYAVIGAILFTLFLAFDTQLLLGNKRYAISPEEYIFATLSLYLDIIYLFSFLLQIMGGGRE, from the exons ATGAAAAAGGGAAag CAGGTCGACAATGCCAACGAGCCTCCGAGCTATCAGGAGGCGACAGCAG GCTATGAAGAAATGGAGGCTCAGTTTGCCTGGGATGACAAGAACATTAGGCGGACTTTTATCAGGAAG GTTTACGCCATTCTCATGACTCAGCTGTTTGTGACAGTCGGCATTGTTTGTCTCTTCACATTTTG TGCACCTGTGAGGTTTTATATTCAGACTCATCCCAGCTTATACATGGCATCTTA TATGATGTTTTTCGCCACTTACATCGCGCTGTCCTGCTGCGGAGACTTGAG GAGGCAGTTTCCCTGGAATGTCATTCTGTTGGTTCTCTTT ACTCTGAGCATGGCCTTCATGATGGGCTTTGTGTCAAG CTTTTACAACACCAAGTCAGTGATACTGTGTCTGGGAATCACTGCTATAGTGTGCTTTTCTGTCACCCTCTTCAGCTTCCAGAGCAAG ATTGACGTCACATCTTGCCAGGGTGTCCTGTTCTCTTTGTGCATGGTCATGCTTCTCTGTGCCATCACCATCTCCATCGTGGTCCCTTTCGGATAT GTCCCCTGGTTACATGCCACCTATGCTGTGATAGGAGCCATCCTCTTTACTCTG TTCTTGGCTTTCGACACCCAGCTGCTTTTAGGGAACAAGCGCTATGCTATAAGTCCAGAGGAATATATTTTTGCAACCCTTAGTCTCTACCTGGACATCATCTACCTgttcagcttcctgctgcagatTATGGGAGGAGGCCGCGAGTGA